The DNA sequence AACTTCATACCCTTCGACCCGAACATTGATTCGCCCGCGCGGCTGCAAGGCGGCATCCAGCGTCAAATCGCCGTCGGCCTCGATCGTGACCGGCCCCCAGATAAGGTGCGCCCGATCGATTCTCACCTGACCGCCCGCGTCGCGCCACGCGACGATGTCGTCCGCCGACCATCTTCGGCGCGGCAGCGGTCCGGAAACCATCCCGGTTATGCCGGCGCGTTCAATACTGTTACCCAGTTCGCCGAAGGGGGACGAGGTCAAACCGATCTGCGTGGCATCCAATTGAAGATGCAGATCTTCGATGCCATCGGTATTCTGATCGATCAGTTCGCCGAGAATGGCCAACTGATCGGTGGAAACGTCGGAAAAATTGTACGGCGCGGGCAACTGATCCGTCTCGACTTCGACATTCTGCAGCACGGCCGATGCCGATGGCACGTCTCCGGTCCAGGAAACATGGAACGAAGCCCTGCCTGACTCGGTCGTCGCCACCAGCGGATAGTCTTCCGGGATGGTCAGGGAATGACCGCCGATCAGATGGACATCAACGTTTCGGCGCCACCAGTTCCGGGCTTCTACGGCGATCGCGTCACCTTCCCAGCGGATGCCGTTGGGTCCCTCGACCGATGGATTGTCGGCGTCGATCCGAAGGGATGAGGGGAATCCCGACCGTTGGAAATTGTCGTAGGAGGCACTGACGCCAAACCGGCTCTGGTCCGCAACCACTGTCTCCAGTCCGCTGCGCGCCATGGACGCGACATAATACCAGGCGCCCGTATAGGCCGCGCCCAGTACGGCGATAAGCGCGACGACGGCGATCAGAAATCGTTGCATGTTCGGGTCCGGTATCCTTTTTTTCCCGGCGAATGGACCACGGCGGCGTCGATAATTCAAGGCGGCCCTGCATGCGCAGGCCAGCCGCCCGACACCGGTCCGCCGCATTGCAGCGCGAAGCGGCGGAGCCGGAATCGCAAAAAGCCATCGGACCGACTGCCGAGCTGTGCTATCAACCGAGCATGATTGCCGACGACGCAGCACTTTCCGATCCGCCACCCTCAGATACGGGTCTGCCGCCTTCTCCATTTGGCACACACCAGATACCTCATCGTTCCGGTGAACCCGTCTGGGTGTTCGGTTACGGATCCCTTATGTGGAATCCGGGATTTCGCTTCGTCGACCGCCGCGACGCCACCTTGTACGGCTACCACCGGCGCTTCTGCGTCTACTCTTTTCGCTATCGTGGTACGCCGGAAGCTCCCGGCCTCGTTCTGGGGCTCGACCGCGGCGGATCATGCCGCGGCGTAGCCTTCAAGATCGCGCCGGAGGACAAACCGCTGGCCCTGCAATATCTCTGGGACCGGGAAATGGTGAACGGCGTTTATCGCCCGACCGAAGTCCGGCTGCGGATCACTTCGGCACCAGACTGGAATCATGAACACAGCGTCATCGATGCATCCACCTTCGTGGTCGATCGCGATCATCAACAGTATTGTCCCGAACTTTCTCCGGACACGGCCGCAACGCTCATCGCAACCCGCCGCGGACAGAACGGCCCCAATGCCGACTACCTCCTCAACACGGTTGCCCATCTGACGGCGGCGGGGATAACCAACACGGCATTGCATCGGCTGGCCGCGCGCGTCACGGCGATCTCGACCGAACTCGACACGCATTCCGATTAATCTGCGGTTCATCATTCGCTTTTATCGTTCCGGCTGCCCGAGCATCGTTCGTATGGCCGGGAAGGCAACGATTGCGGCGAGGATATTGCGGTATGGCCATCGATCCGTCGGCAGACGGGGCTTCCAGTTCCCAGGCAAAAATCGACCCCTCATACGCCGGTTCGCCGGAGCCCGCACTTCATACGACGACCGGTAAGACATCGACGGCCGATACGAAGACAGGTGATACGAAGACGGGCGATACGAAGACGGGCAACATGTCGACCCGCAGGGGCATCGGCCTCCGCGGAAAGCTGATGATGGCCTTCGCGGCGGTAACAGCCATGACCGTGGCAGCGTCGGCCGTGGCCATTCACTCGTTTCAATCGGCCGAAAACGCCTTTGGCGGAATCACGCAAACGGGCCTGCCGTCCATCGCGACCGCACAGCACGTCGCCACCGAAAGCGCCGCTTTCATCAACAGGGCCCTCGATGTGTCCGACATGAGCGACCCCGGCAGGGTCGATGAACTGGTCACGGCCATGACCGACGAGACAACGGCAATGCAAGGCCGCCTTGACAACCTCGAATCCAGCTTCGGCCCGGATCCGGCAATCGACGAGATGCGGGAACATCTGGATACCATGCTCGCTGGCGCCCGCCATCATGCCGATATCGTCAAGGAACGCATCGCCGTGGACGAGCGGACGGCTTCCCGCACCAGAGCGATTCGCGATGCCCATGACGCATTCCTGAGCGCCATTACGCCCCGCCTGAACGCCTCACGGGAGTCGATGGTGTCGTTCGCTGACGACCTGAGGACGAATATTCAAACGGCGGTCGAGGATGTGACCGGAACCGCTGCCGACAATCTGATGACCGTCCTGCAGATTCGTGGTGACGTAATCCTTGCCGCGGCCGTGCTGCAGCAGGCGATCGAGGCGGGAACTCCGACCGAAATCGAAACGCATCGCGAACGGTTCCTGGAAATCGCAGCCCGAATCGAAGAAGCCCGGCCGGGTCTGGACGCCGGAGCCGACCAGCTGTTTCTGGACATGGGTCTGGATCGGTTGCTGGCCTTCGGATCGTCGGAAAGCGATCCGACCTTGTTCGATGTCCGGATGTCCTATCTCGACGGCAACTATTCCTACGACAATATCGCTTTTCTGGCAGACGCGACCGAAGACTTGCAGACCGGCAGCGCCAGCGTCCTCGACACGCTGGAGCGGCTGATGGGCGAGGCGCGACAGTCGATGGAAACGGCGGGCCGTCATCTGAGCCAGGAAGCCGATTCCCTCATCGATCGCATGCTATCGGTTCAGATCCGCGAAGTTCAGGCGCTTCAGGACATCGTCGCCGACGCCAATCTGATCGCCGGCCTGCTGAACGAGGCGGCCGTAACCGCCGACCCGGAGCGGCTTGGCGATCTTCAGATCCGGTTTTCCATGCTCGCCAGCGCGATCGGCCAAAACCTGGCCGTTCTGGGCGAGGACGGCGATATTTCGGACTTTGCCGGCCCGGCGCAAGCCATCATCAGTGAAGGAATGAGTTCCGACAGCATATTCTCGCAACGTGACAATCGCCTCGCGATGGCTGCGGAGATTCTGGCCATGCGACAGCAGGAGCAGGCGACTGCGGCCAGTCTTGCGGATACGGCAACTTCACTGACCGAAACGGTGCATTCACGGACACGGGAGGCGGCGACCGCCGCAACCGATCTCCTTGGTCAAAGCCGTTTG is a window from the Fodinicurvata sp. EGI_FJ10296 genome containing:
- a CDS encoding methyl-accepting chemotaxis protein translates to MAIDPSADGASSSQAKIDPSYAGSPEPALHTTTGKTSTADTKTGDTKTGDTKTGNMSTRRGIGLRGKLMMAFAAVTAMTVAASAVAIHSFQSAENAFGGITQTGLPSIATAQHVATESAAFINRALDVSDMSDPGRVDELVTAMTDETTAMQGRLDNLESSFGPDPAIDEMREHLDTMLAGARHHADIVKERIAVDERTASRTRAIRDAHDAFLSAITPRLNASRESMVSFADDLRTNIQTAVEDVTGTAADNLMTVLQIRGDVILAAAVLQQAIEAGTPTEIETHRERFLEIAARIEEARPGLDAGADQLFLDMGLDRLLAFGSSESDPTLFDVRMSYLDGNYSYDNIAFLADATEDLQTGSASVLDTLERLMGEARQSMETAGRHLSQEADSLIDRMLSVQIREVQALQDIVADANLIAGLLNEAAVTADPERLGDLQIRFSMLASAIGQNLAVLGEDGDISDFAGPAQAIISEGMSSDSIFSQRDNRLAMAAEILAMRQQEQATAASLADTATSLTETVHSRTREAATAATDLLGQSRLLLVAIAVAGVLVSALIAWLYVGRSIVRRLTGLASSMNDLADGRLDVAIDERGRDEIAGMARSLAVFRRTAIEVEDANKRAADERERASEERRQARLTLADQFQSNVGAIVDGVSAAATEMQATASGMRD
- a CDS encoding DUF2125 domain-containing protein: MQRFLIAVVALIAVLGAAYTGAWYYVASMARSGLETVVADQSRFGVSASYDNFQRSGFPSSLRIDADNPSVEGPNGIRWEGDAIAVEARNWWRRNVDVHLIGGHSLTIPEDYPLVATTESGRASFHVSWTGDVPSASAVLQNVEVETDQLPAPYNFSDVSTDQLAILGELIDQNTDGIEDLHLQLDATQIGLTSSPFGELGNSIERAGITGMVSGPLPRRRWSADDIVAWRDAGGQVRIDRAHLIWGPVTIEADGDLTLDAALQPRGRINVRVEGYEVLLDMMEERGVLEGRQATMARVGLQMMAGPPNEDGRSVLEAPITIQDRRVQIGPVQIATLPEIEWPGL
- a CDS encoding gamma-glutamylcyclotransferase, translated to MRRPAARHRSAALQREAAEPESQKAIGPTAELCYQPSMIADDAALSDPPPSDTGLPPSPFGTHQIPHRSGEPVWVFGYGSLMWNPGFRFVDRRDATLYGYHRRFCVYSFRYRGTPEAPGLVLGLDRGGSCRGVAFKIAPEDKPLALQYLWDREMVNGVYRPTEVRLRITSAPDWNHEHSVIDASTFVVDRDHQQYCPELSPDTAATLIATRRGQNGPNADYLLNTVAHLTAAGITNTALHRLAARVTAISTELDTHSD